A portion of the Betta splendens chromosome 2, fBetSpl5.4, whole genome shotgun sequence genome contains these proteins:
- the LOC114851138 gene encoding dentin sialophosphoprotein-like isoform X1 produces the protein MDFKNDVNAGGLLNQGDTCYLNNVKQELFQGFREAVERHNTCMDRHLKDLFDELQRRTPSTNTILNKLGIDRVWEQQDAAEFYVKILSQTSEDASQIFHGALTHTTICHNPQCGAQKPADSRFWHLPLSLNDSHSEEYQVVNGIREFFRDSHFSGLDQMYCEECDDKVDATVTCEVKHHPEVLVLLLKRFDFDYRYMRYVKNNRAVIVPVTLNLPENQTYELYAVVDHAGDLRGGHYDATIKSQDDDRWYNFNDGIVSLLSYQPLQVDRTERSHSAYLLFYRKQTSVTPGGRQTSAPIYHGLLNQGATCYLNSLLQVLFMTREFREAVDRYIMTLRVLLRDLHRHTVDACDIITKLLTTVFEPQEAAEDVQRISFPNMHQASQSQTRCCKCETGRSRESPLWHLPLTLMDSNSEEYSLEDGLKQSLTDQVSCERCCSTIDVITKCEVKHHPEVLVLLLKRFDFNNSNITFVKNNRAVKITRTLQMSENQTYELYAVVDHVGELKDGHHAVIASLNDGRWYNYHNNTHLSPFQHGDTEISQTVHLLFYRRQETADTFSQDTREVFTCEGVLPATSDTNQSPCTETIRQKEEFKEAVEDGEDAAETGSTGENKETQYIEDQDSGADVRHREPHSEEDRDGNKTDGLEIMRHDDENRRRIGKTDELTNKADTVTKDERREDQDDEGVDDKTLHDQDLDLEGADVIRLKIRQCVDSTELKSTDNESDVLPHEGILPATSDTNQSTHTETMRQKEEFKEAVEDGDKAAETVSTGQNKETQITVCVEPTVPEARVCNVEDQDSVADVRQREPHSEEDRDGNKTDEQEIMRHNDENGRRIRETDDLTDKTDTVVTEDTRAEDQDVKGVDDNNDRRGVMNEQTVDNEESENLDTEHQVSEGANVVRLKIRQCVDNRDSTSTDSEYEPESQNYHVKKKQKLGDNRGLDVTSQNKSNRNNKCERENSDCITVHSGEKSDVGDGRSRGMSGRSSDGGVDDHRMQKQQEMKHKHIQYNQEKEDKKKRKKVHDRTREHDFPSKEGSADGRRHINSDGSDAQYLSCSMEGGVMTSEDRSQQHIIDMTEKARTEKVEEPSHGCKNRREQKDVQPDLETDTLTQAVDSSNLKEPETSQKTRRDTGKREETERMSPLNEEKHDVQMEAAGKEQAGKQRRERGGRCWWLRKWINSQKKGKKMRKNEQNKEDDKEKSAGGRENNDSDKADPQIRLFYSANGNVLEMKGQSEKRRGKKKKCCFQTKRTRTEIVEDTSHDSKKHRENTESGEKRHENRGRFKVRNPLKPQKKVAPQNSEEGSDGEGSLMGGRGGMENNDSEKQRKTSRWRCICCICGTC, from the exons ATGGACTTTAAAAACG ATGTTAACGCTGGTGGTTTATTAAACCAAGGAGACACTTGTTACCTGAACAATGTGAAGCAGGAGCTGTTCCAAGGCTTCAGAGAAGCTGTGGAGAG ACACAACACCTGCATGGATCGACACCTTAAAGACCTGTttgatgagctgcagcgtcGCACACCCAGCACCAACACAATCCTAAACAAGCTGGGCATCGACAGAG tgtGGGAACAACAAGACGCTGCTGAGTTCTACGTAAAGATCTTAAGTCAAACCAGTGAAGATGCTTCACAG aTCTTCCACGGAGCATTGACACATACGACCATATGTCATAATCCTCAGTGTGGAGCACAGAAACCTGCAGACTCACGTTTCTGGCATCTTCCTCTCTCATTGAATGATTCCCACAGTGAAGAATATCAAGTG gtgAACGGCATCAGGGAGTTTTTCAGAGATTCTCATTTCAGTGGACTGGACCAGATGTACTGTGAGGAGTGTGATGACAAAGTGGACGCGACTGTT ACATGTGAAGTGAAGCATCATCCAGAGGTTTTagttctgctgctgaagaggtTTGACTTTGACTATCGTTACATGAGATACGTCAAAAACAACCGCGCTGTGATTGTTCCTGTCACTCTGAACCTCCCAGAG AACCAGACCTATGAGCTCTATGCTGTGGTGGATCACGCTGGTGATCTCAGAGGTGGACATTATGATGCAACGATCAAGTCTCAGGACGACGATCGATGGTACAACTTCAATGACGGCATCGTCTCGTTG CTCAGTTACCAGCCGTTACAGGTGGATCGCACTGAGAG GTCCCACAGCGCGTATCTTCTATTCTACAGGAAACAGACAA GTGTGACACCAGGTGGACGACAGACCTCAG CTCCTATATATCACGGTTTATTGAACCAAGGAGCCACATGTTACCTGAACAGTTTGCTGCAGGTGCTGTTCATGACCAGAGAGTTCAGAGAAGCTGTGGACCG GTACATCATGACTCTTAGAGTCTTGCTTAGAgacttacacagacacacagtcgaCGCCTGTGACATCATAAccaagctgctcaccacag tgtttgaaccacaggaagctgctgaggaCGTCCAGAGGATCTCTTTTCCCAACATGCATCAGGCTTCACAG tcccAGACCAGATGTTGTAAATGTGAGacagggagaagcagagaatcACCACTTTGGCATCTTCCTCTCACACTGATGGATTCAAACAGTGAAGAATATAGTTTG GAGGACGGACTGAAGCAGTCTCTCACTGACCAGGTGTCCTGTGAACGGTGCTGTTCCACAATTGATGTCATCACT AAATGTGAGGTGAAGCATCATCCAGAGGTTTTagttctgctgctgaagaggtTTGACTTTAACAATAGTAACATAACGTTTGTCAAAAACAACCGAGCTGTGAAGATTACTCGCACTTTACAGATGTCAGAG AACCAGACGTATGAGCTTTATGCTGTCGTGGATCATGTGGGTGAACTCAAAGATGGACATCATGCAGTGATCGCGTCTCTTAATGATGGTCGATGGTACAACTACCATAATAACACACACTTATCG CCGTTCCAGCACGGTGACACTGAGAT TTCCCAGACGGTTCATCTTCTTTTCTACAGGAGACAAGAAA CTGCAGATACTTTCAGTCAGGACACCAGGGAGGTGTTCACTTGTGAAGGTGTTCTTCCTGCTACAAGTGACACCAACCAGAGTCCATGTACTGAGACTATCAGACAGAAAGAAGAGTTTAAAGAAGCTGTAGAAGACGGTGAAGACGCTGCAGAaactggttctactggtgaaaacaaagaaacacaatatATAGAGGATCAGGACAGTGGCGCTGATGTCAGACACCGTGAACCACAcagtgaggaggacagagaTGGAAACAAGACAGATGGGCTGGAAATAATGAGACACGATGAtgaaaacaggaggagaatTGGAAAAACTGATGAACTGacaaataaagcagacacagtaACTAAAGACGAGAGAAGAGAGGATCAGGATGATGAAGGTGTAGATGACAAAACACTACATGATCAGGATTTAGATCTTGAAGGAGCAGATGTTATTAGACTGAAGATCAGACAATGTGTGGACTCCACAGAATTAAAGTCCACAGATAATGAATCAGACGTGCTGCCCCATGAAGGTATCCTGCCTGCTACCAGTGACACCAACCAGAGTACACATACGGAGACTATGAGACAGAAGGAAGAGTTTAAAGAAGCTGTAGAAGATGGTGACAAAGCTGCAGAGACTGTTTCTACTGGtcaaaataaagaaacacaaatcacagTCTGTGTTGAGCCAACAGTGCCTGAAGCTCGTGTCTGTAATGTAGAGGATCAGGACAGTGTAGCTGATGTCAGACAACGTGAACCACAcagtgaggaggacagagaTGGAAACAAGACAGATGAGCAGGAAATAATGAGACACAATGATGAAAACGGGAGGAGAATCAGAGAAACTGACGACCTGACAGATAAAACAGACACAGTAGTAACTGAAGACACGAGAGCCGAGGATCAGGATGTTAAAGGTGTAGATGATAATAATGATCGGAGAGGAGTGATGAATGAACAGACTGTAGATAATGAAGAGTCAGAAAACCTTGACACAGAACATCAGGTCAGTGAAGGAGCAAATgttgttagactgaagatcagACAATGTGTGGACAACAGAGACTCCACATCCACAGATAGTGAATATGAACCAGAAAGTCAAAATTATCATGttaagaaaaaacagaaacttgGAGATAATAGAGGACTTGATGTTACAtcccaaaacaaatcaaatcgTAATAATAAGTGTGAAAGAGAAAACAGTGATTGTATTACTGTGCATAGTGGGGAAAAAAGTGATGTTGGAGATGGACGAAGTAGAGGAATGTCAGGTAGATCCAGTGATGGAGGTGTTGATGATCACAGAATGCAGAagcaacaggaaatgaaacataaacatattCAGTACAATCAGGAAAaagaagataaaaagaaaagaaaaaaagttcatGATAGAACCAGAGAGCATGATTTTCCTAGTAAAGAAGGATCAGCAGATGGCAGAAGACACATTAACAGCGACGGCAGTGATGCACAATATTTATCGTGCAGCATGGAGGGAGGTGTGATGACAAGTGAAGACCGGTCACAGCAACACATCATTGACATGACTGAAAAGGCAAGAACAGAAAAGGTAGAGGAACCTTCACACGGCTGCAAGAACAGAAGGGAACAGAAAGACGTTCAACCTGATCTGGAGACAGACACTTTAACACAAGCTGTCGACAGTTCAAACCTGAAGGAGCCAGAAACAAGTCAGAAAACCAGAAGAGACACAGgcaagagagaggagacagaaaggATGAGTCCtttaaatgaagaaaaacacGATGTACAAATGGAAGCAGCTGGAAAAGAACAGGCAGGTAaacaaaggagggagagaggaggaaggtgctgGTGGCTGAGGAAGTGGATAAATTcacaaaaaaagggaaaaaagatgagaaaaaacgaacaaaacaaagaagatgATAAAGAGAagtcagcaggaggcagagagaacaATGACAGTGACAAGGCAGATCCACAGATACGTCTGTTTTACAGTGCAAATGGAAATGTGTTGGAAATGAAAGGCCAGTCAGAGAAACGGAGAggtaagaaaaagaaatgttgtTTCCAAACAAAGAGGACGAGAACAGAAATAGTGGAGGACACGTCACATGACAGcaagaaacacagagaaaacacagagtcaGGTGAAAAAAGACATGAGAACAGAGGACGGTTTAAAGTCAGGAATCCGTTGAAGCCTCAAAAGAAGGTGGCTCCTCAAAACAGTGAGGAGGGTTCTGACGGGGAAGGGAGTTtaatgggaggcagaggaggaatggAGAACAACGACAGTGAGAAACAAAGGAAGACTTCCCGTTGGCGGTGTATCTGTTGTATCTGTGGGACGTGTTGA
- the LOC114851138 gene encoding dentin sialophosphoprotein-like isoform X2 yields MDFKNDVNAGGLLNQGDTCYLNNVKQELFQGFREAVERHNTCMDRHLKDLFDELQRRTPSTNTILNKLGIDRVWEQQDAAEFYVKILSQTSEDASQIFHGALTHTTICHNPQCGAQKPADSRFWHLPLSLNDSHSEEYQVVNGIREFFRDSHFSGLDQMYCEECDDKVDATVTCEVKHHPEVLVLLLKRFDFDYRYMRYVKNNRAVIVPVTLNLPENQTYELYAVVDHAGDLRGGHYDATIKSQDDDRWYNFNDGIVSLLSYQPLQVDRTERSHSAYLLFYRKQTSVTPGGRQTSAPIYHGLLNQGATCYLNSLLQVLFMTREFREAVDRYIMTLRVLLRDLHRHTVDACDIITKLLTTVFEPQEAAEDVQRISFPNMHQASQSQTRCCKCETGRSRESPLWHLPLTLMDSNSEEYSLEDGLKQSLTDQVSCERCCSTIDVITKCEVKHHPEVLVLLLKRFDFNNSNITFVKNNRAVKITRTLQMSENQTYELYAVVDHVGELKDGHHAVIASLNDGRWYNYHNNTHLSPFQHGDTEISQTVHLLFYRRQENTFSQDTREVFTCEGVLPATSDTNQSPCTETIRQKEEFKEAVEDGEDAAETGSTGENKETQYIEDQDSGADVRHREPHSEEDRDGNKTDGLEIMRHDDENRRRIGKTDELTNKADTVTKDERREDQDDEGVDDKTLHDQDLDLEGADVIRLKIRQCVDSTELKSTDNESDVLPHEGILPATSDTNQSTHTETMRQKEEFKEAVEDGDKAAETVSTGQNKETQITVCVEPTVPEARVCNVEDQDSVADVRQREPHSEEDRDGNKTDEQEIMRHNDENGRRIRETDDLTDKTDTVVTEDTRAEDQDVKGVDDNNDRRGVMNEQTVDNEESENLDTEHQVSEGANVVRLKIRQCVDNRDSTSTDSEYEPESQNYHVKKKQKLGDNRGLDVTSQNKSNRNNKCERENSDCITVHSGEKSDVGDGRSRGMSGRSSDGGVDDHRMQKQQEMKHKHIQYNQEKEDKKKRKKVHDRTREHDFPSKEGSADGRRHINSDGSDAQYLSCSMEGGVMTSEDRSQQHIIDMTEKARTEKVEEPSHGCKNRREQKDVQPDLETDTLTQAVDSSNLKEPETSQKTRRDTGKREETERMSPLNEEKHDVQMEAAGKEQAGKQRRERGGRCWWLRKWINSQKKGKKMRKNEQNKEDDKEKSAGGRENNDSDKADPQIRLFYSANGNVLEMKGQSEKRRGKKKKCCFQTKRTRTEIVEDTSHDSKKHRENTESGEKRHENRGRFKVRNPLKPQKKVAPQNSEEGSDGEGSLMGGRGGMENNDSEKQRKTSRWRCICCICGTC; encoded by the exons ATGGACTTTAAAAACG ATGTTAACGCTGGTGGTTTATTAAACCAAGGAGACACTTGTTACCTGAACAATGTGAAGCAGGAGCTGTTCCAAGGCTTCAGAGAAGCTGTGGAGAG ACACAACACCTGCATGGATCGACACCTTAAAGACCTGTttgatgagctgcagcgtcGCACACCCAGCACCAACACAATCCTAAACAAGCTGGGCATCGACAGAG tgtGGGAACAACAAGACGCTGCTGAGTTCTACGTAAAGATCTTAAGTCAAACCAGTGAAGATGCTTCACAG aTCTTCCACGGAGCATTGACACATACGACCATATGTCATAATCCTCAGTGTGGAGCACAGAAACCTGCAGACTCACGTTTCTGGCATCTTCCTCTCTCATTGAATGATTCCCACAGTGAAGAATATCAAGTG gtgAACGGCATCAGGGAGTTTTTCAGAGATTCTCATTTCAGTGGACTGGACCAGATGTACTGTGAGGAGTGTGATGACAAAGTGGACGCGACTGTT ACATGTGAAGTGAAGCATCATCCAGAGGTTTTagttctgctgctgaagaggtTTGACTTTGACTATCGTTACATGAGATACGTCAAAAACAACCGCGCTGTGATTGTTCCTGTCACTCTGAACCTCCCAGAG AACCAGACCTATGAGCTCTATGCTGTGGTGGATCACGCTGGTGATCTCAGAGGTGGACATTATGATGCAACGATCAAGTCTCAGGACGACGATCGATGGTACAACTTCAATGACGGCATCGTCTCGTTG CTCAGTTACCAGCCGTTACAGGTGGATCGCACTGAGAG GTCCCACAGCGCGTATCTTCTATTCTACAGGAAACAGACAA GTGTGACACCAGGTGGACGACAGACCTCAG CTCCTATATATCACGGTTTATTGAACCAAGGAGCCACATGTTACCTGAACAGTTTGCTGCAGGTGCTGTTCATGACCAGAGAGTTCAGAGAAGCTGTGGACCG GTACATCATGACTCTTAGAGTCTTGCTTAGAgacttacacagacacacagtcgaCGCCTGTGACATCATAAccaagctgctcaccacag tgtttgaaccacaggaagctgctgaggaCGTCCAGAGGATCTCTTTTCCCAACATGCATCAGGCTTCACAG tcccAGACCAGATGTTGTAAATGTGAGacagggagaagcagagaatcACCACTTTGGCATCTTCCTCTCACACTGATGGATTCAAACAGTGAAGAATATAGTTTG GAGGACGGACTGAAGCAGTCTCTCACTGACCAGGTGTCCTGTGAACGGTGCTGTTCCACAATTGATGTCATCACT AAATGTGAGGTGAAGCATCATCCAGAGGTTTTagttctgctgctgaagaggtTTGACTTTAACAATAGTAACATAACGTTTGTCAAAAACAACCGAGCTGTGAAGATTACTCGCACTTTACAGATGTCAGAG AACCAGACGTATGAGCTTTATGCTGTCGTGGATCATGTGGGTGAACTCAAAGATGGACATCATGCAGTGATCGCGTCTCTTAATGATGGTCGATGGTACAACTACCATAATAACACACACTTATCG CCGTTCCAGCACGGTGACACTGAGAT TTCCCAGACGGTTCATCTTCTTTTCTACAGGAGACAAGAAA ATACTTTCAGTCAGGACACCAGGGAGGTGTTCACTTGTGAAGGTGTTCTTCCTGCTACAAGTGACACCAACCAGAGTCCATGTACTGAGACTATCAGACAGAAAGAAGAGTTTAAAGAAGCTGTAGAAGACGGTGAAGACGCTGCAGAaactggttctactggtgaaaacaaagaaacacaatatATAGAGGATCAGGACAGTGGCGCTGATGTCAGACACCGTGAACCACAcagtgaggaggacagagaTGGAAACAAGACAGATGGGCTGGAAATAATGAGACACGATGAtgaaaacaggaggagaatTGGAAAAACTGATGAACTGacaaataaagcagacacagtaACTAAAGACGAGAGAAGAGAGGATCAGGATGATGAAGGTGTAGATGACAAAACACTACATGATCAGGATTTAGATCTTGAAGGAGCAGATGTTATTAGACTGAAGATCAGACAATGTGTGGACTCCACAGAATTAAAGTCCACAGATAATGAATCAGACGTGCTGCCCCATGAAGGTATCCTGCCTGCTACCAGTGACACCAACCAGAGTACACATACGGAGACTATGAGACAGAAGGAAGAGTTTAAAGAAGCTGTAGAAGATGGTGACAAAGCTGCAGAGACTGTTTCTACTGGtcaaaataaagaaacacaaatcacagTCTGTGTTGAGCCAACAGTGCCTGAAGCTCGTGTCTGTAATGTAGAGGATCAGGACAGTGTAGCTGATGTCAGACAACGTGAACCACAcagtgaggaggacagagaTGGAAACAAGACAGATGAGCAGGAAATAATGAGACACAATGATGAAAACGGGAGGAGAATCAGAGAAACTGACGACCTGACAGATAAAACAGACACAGTAGTAACTGAAGACACGAGAGCCGAGGATCAGGATGTTAAAGGTGTAGATGATAATAATGATCGGAGAGGAGTGATGAATGAACAGACTGTAGATAATGAAGAGTCAGAAAACCTTGACACAGAACATCAGGTCAGTGAAGGAGCAAATgttgttagactgaagatcagACAATGTGTGGACAACAGAGACTCCACATCCACAGATAGTGAATATGAACCAGAAAGTCAAAATTATCATGttaagaaaaaacagaaacttgGAGATAATAGAGGACTTGATGTTACAtcccaaaacaaatcaaatcgTAATAATAAGTGTGAAAGAGAAAACAGTGATTGTATTACTGTGCATAGTGGGGAAAAAAGTGATGTTGGAGATGGACGAAGTAGAGGAATGTCAGGTAGATCCAGTGATGGAGGTGTTGATGATCACAGAATGCAGAagcaacaggaaatgaaacataaacatattCAGTACAATCAGGAAAaagaagataaaaagaaaagaaaaaaagttcatGATAGAACCAGAGAGCATGATTTTCCTAGTAAAGAAGGATCAGCAGATGGCAGAAGACACATTAACAGCGACGGCAGTGATGCACAATATTTATCGTGCAGCATGGAGGGAGGTGTGATGACAAGTGAAGACCGGTCACAGCAACACATCATTGACATGACTGAAAAGGCAAGAACAGAAAAGGTAGAGGAACCTTCACACGGCTGCAAGAACAGAAGGGAACAGAAAGACGTTCAACCTGATCTGGAGACAGACACTTTAACACAAGCTGTCGACAGTTCAAACCTGAAGGAGCCAGAAACAAGTCAGAAAACCAGAAGAGACACAGgcaagagagaggagacagaaaggATGAGTCCtttaaatgaagaaaaacacGATGTACAAATGGAAGCAGCTGGAAAAGAACAGGCAGGTAaacaaaggagggagagaggaggaaggtgctgGTGGCTGAGGAAGTGGATAAATTcacaaaaaaagggaaaaaagatgagaaaaaacgaacaaaacaaagaagatgATAAAGAGAagtcagcaggaggcagagagaacaATGACAGTGACAAGGCAGATCCACAGATACGTCTGTTTTACAGTGCAAATGGAAATGTGTTGGAAATGAAAGGCCAGTCAGAGAAACGGAGAggtaagaaaaagaaatgttgtTTCCAAACAAAGAGGACGAGAACAGAAATAGTGGAGGACACGTCACATGACAGcaagaaacacagagaaaacacagagtcaGGTGAAAAAAGACATGAGAACAGAGGACGGTTTAAAGTCAGGAATCCGTTGAAGCCTCAAAAGAAGGTGGCTCCTCAAAACAGTGAGGAGGGTTCTGACGGGGAAGGGAGTTtaatgggaggcagaggaggaatggAGAACAACGACAGTGAGAAACAAAGGAAGACTTCCCGTTGGCGGTGTATCTGTTGTATCTGTGGGACGTGTTGA